A genome region from Sphingomonas anseongensis includes the following:
- a CDS encoding P-loop NTPase fold protein → MQSVRKPAASKPRYIIDEPADKDRFQAHSGIVDGIINSIVNEPRLRMIALLGRWGTGKSSIVHQFEKRLANEHSGKYIIFKYDAWAHQGDPSRRSILEELISFLIGKRLTRLKTWKETFQEISGEREDSTTRKQSKLTWLAKVLLVLLLPLPFLISLLDFDVLTAVFSDKPSGVGRAILIATLLYLLLMISIFPVSFLATRKWKSLAADEKFGVRIQHFWQSGPDILSLILTRNTEDSSSTTVRKPQPTTIEFRRILRRIIRSQKSSRLVFVVDNLDRIDPLEALGIWSVMVGLVADETHRVSPEKEPLLIVPLDKQALSELVKAQHNTGFDSDQLIEKSFDVIFEVPPPVLSDWRAFLERQFRFVELADRESFARELYWVGQYFEQWCRARDDGRITPRRINRFLNQLVSLQAQSADRVSPSLLAYYVANRTKADADILALLSTEKPGSEIGNEWQTQLAAVHFGVRADDAAQVVLGDELRRALDESEQKTFDRARGVRGFDGVLERYIETPPKTTAGLADAAPLLTLASYLAAARDGISQMVWDRLWVAIQGSDGVNVQPAVVTKAVEALIGCVSASLITNGADALLSIVVTAIDKSTDEKELATLVEAGSSIVAAVGEKAGRLPIADINLALKILKHSDDDAAFLKVTKCEATYAEVAARLIDEMATTSSWAVPGRAALVGREPAAQIFQGERSEFYTNLVAGIGETLRSEEAPAAAKTAAIRLYAERVHAEPEFKELADELKADDTINELTDLAISNPKVPLLGPITALRLTYDVGFDDENAAQAHSKLLEPVDVARSVLINIRAMNDRSFLPLFKSFDESSSNLFELLPPLLRHAVVSGNIGHWVDSKWMIKNFASFRAWLTESQARSLASLMVQIENFEEKILTSEEGAFADYINYLDKAQATDLLVKRLSSFSVDDWKELITGQSPLWSRIGGAKMPLLEPQRKSSTLHDALTAILNGPTGSIGYHGVLRVAKLLPWLNDQSRVDVLRAGLRATVERGDTDLFLLLAKNDHFRSEASRRPFLRDALITLFDPLSRSGAGRTFIERNIDALRGTETSLLTKVQWRLGRAIRSREASVREWAAFVRDKLS, encoded by the coding sequence GTGCAAAGCGTCCGCAAGCCGGCGGCATCAAAGCCGCGCTACATCATCGACGAACCAGCCGACAAAGACCGCTTTCAAGCACACAGCGGCATTGTTGATGGGATTATCAATAGCATTGTGAACGAGCCGCGTCTGCGGATGATTGCGCTATTGGGACGGTGGGGAACCGGCAAGTCCAGCATTGTTCACCAGTTCGAAAAGCGATTGGCTAACGAGCATTCTGGAAAATACATTATCTTCAAATATGATGCTTGGGCTCATCAAGGCGATCCCTCGCGGCGCTCAATCCTCGAAGAATTGATCTCATTTCTGATCGGAAAGAGGCTAACCCGACTCAAGACTTGGAAGGAAACATTTCAGGAAATCTCCGGAGAACGAGAAGATTCAACAACGAGGAAGCAGTCCAAGCTCACGTGGCTCGCGAAGGTGCTGCTCGTTTTACTTTTGCCTCTACCGTTTCTCATCTCGTTATTAGATTTTGACGTTCTGACAGCTGTTTTTTCAGATAAACCGAGCGGTGTCGGTCGGGCAATACTGATCGCGACCTTGTTATACCTGCTGTTGATGATCAGCATTTTTCCAGTATCCTTTCTTGCCACGAGGAAGTGGAAGTCATTGGCAGCAGACGAGAAGTTCGGGGTACGAATCCAGCACTTCTGGCAAAGTGGCCCTGACATCCTTTCTCTCATTCTGACGCGGAACACCGAAGATTCATCCTCCACAACCGTTCGCAAGCCGCAACCAACCACCATTGAGTTTCGGCGCATCCTCCGTCGCATTATCAGGTCTCAAAAAAGCAGCCGCCTGGTCTTTGTGGTGGACAATCTTGACCGCATCGATCCGCTCGAAGCTCTCGGCATCTGGTCCGTGATGGTTGGTCTCGTCGCTGATGAGACACACAGAGTGTCACCCGAAAAAGAACCATTGCTTATCGTGCCACTGGATAAGCAGGCACTGAGCGAACTGGTAAAAGCCCAGCACAACACGGGCTTCGATAGCGATCAGCTGATTGAGAAGAGCTTTGACGTCATATTTGAAGTGCCCCCACCTGTCTTATCAGATTGGCGCGCCTTCCTCGAACGACAGTTCCGGTTTGTGGAGCTTGCTGATCGAGAGAGTTTCGCAAGGGAGCTGTATTGGGTTGGGCAATATTTCGAACAATGGTGCCGCGCCCGGGATGATGGGCGCATAACACCGAGAAGGATCAACCGATTCTTAAACCAGCTAGTGAGCCTACAGGCGCAATCGGCCGATCGCGTCAGCCCCTCGCTCCTCGCCTATTATGTTGCGAATAGGACCAAAGCGGACGCGGACATTTTAGCTCTCTTGTCAACTGAGAAGCCGGGAAGCGAGATTGGCAATGAATGGCAAACCCAACTCGCCGCTGTCCACTTTGGCGTGCGTGCCGACGATGCAGCCCAAGTTGTCCTCGGAGACGAACTTCGCCGCGCGCTGGACGAGAGCGAGCAGAAAACATTTGACCGAGCGAGAGGCGTTCGTGGCTTTGATGGCGTCCTCGAACGGTACATCGAGACTCCGCCCAAAACTACGGCCGGCCTTGCGGACGCAGCGCCTCTACTCACGCTTGCCAGTTACCTCGCCGCCGCACGGGACGGAATTTCACAAATGGTTTGGGACCGCCTTTGGGTCGCCATTCAGGGTTCGGATGGAGTCAACGTCCAACCAGCAGTTGTCACCAAAGCAGTTGAGGCACTCATTGGATGCGTATCCGCCTCGCTAATAACCAACGGCGCGGACGCTCTCTTGTCCATCGTCGTCACTGCGATCGACAAATCAACGGACGAGAAAGAACTGGCGACTCTTGTAGAAGCTGGATCGTCGATTGTGGCGGCCGTTGGTGAGAAAGCAGGGCGTTTGCCGATAGCGGACATCAACCTCGCGCTTAAGATACTGAAGCATTCCGATGACGATGCTGCCTTCCTTAAAGTAACAAAGTGCGAGGCAACGTATGCGGAGGTCGCCGCACGGCTAATCGACGAGATGGCCACCACTTCATCTTGGGCAGTCCCAGGACGGGCAGCCCTTGTCGGGAGGGAGCCCGCCGCCCAGATCTTCCAAGGGGAGCGCAGTGAATTTTACACGAACCTGGTTGCCGGAATTGGCGAAACTCTCCGGAGCGAAGAAGCACCCGCCGCCGCGAAGACGGCGGCGATAAGACTCTACGCCGAGCGGGTGCACGCAGAACCAGAGTTCAAGGAGTTGGCAGACGAGCTCAAGGCCGACGACACCATCAACGAGTTAACAGACTTGGCGATAAGCAATCCAAAAGTGCCCTTGCTCGGACCGATAACGGCGTTACGCCTGACATATGATGTTGGTTTTGATGACGAGAACGCCGCCCAAGCGCATAGCAAGTTGCTAGAGCCAGTCGACGTGGCTCGGAGCGTTCTAATAAACATCCGAGCAATGAATGATCGAAGCTTTCTACCTCTCTTCAAATCCTTTGATGAAAGCTCCTCAAACCTTTTTGAGTTGTTACCTCCATTGCTTCGCCACGCTGTTGTAAGTGGCAATATTGGCCACTGGGTCGACTCGAAATGGATGATTAAAAACTTCGCAAGCTTTCGGGCGTGGCTAACGGAAAGCCAAGCCAGATCACTGGCGAGTTTGATGGTTCAAATAGAGAACTTTGAGGAAAAAATACTTACAAGTGAGGAAGGTGCATTTGCTGACTACATAAACTATCTGGATAAAGCGCAGGCTACCGACCTCTTGGTCAAGAGGCTTTCCTCGTTCAGTGTCGATGACTGGAAGGAGTTGATCACCGGCCAGTCACCGCTTTGGTCGCGGATCGGCGGAGCCAAAATGCCCCTCCTTGAGCCACAGAGAAAGTCATCGACACTGCATGACGCGCTTACGGCGATTCTGAATGGTCCAACTGGATCAATCGGGTACCATGGCGTTCTCCGCGTCGCCAAACTGCTTCCGTGGCTCAACGATCAATCGAGGGTCGACGTGTTGCGCGCAGGCTTACGCGCAACGGTGGAACGCGGGGACACCGATCTTTTCCTCCTCCTCGCCAAGAATGATCATTTTCGGTCAGAAGCTTCGCGGCGCCCGTTTTTGCGGGATGCGCTTATTACTCTCTTCGATCCTCTTTCTCGTTCGGGAGCGGGTCGAACTTTCATTGAGAGAAATATCGATGCTCTACGCGGCACCGAGACGAGCCTGCTAACCAAGGTACAATGGCGGCTGGGGCGGGCAATAAGGTCGAGGGAGGCGAGTGTACGAGAATGGGCCGCATTCGTCCGAGATAAATTGAGCTAG
- a CDS encoding M16 family metallopeptidase has translation MTNLTRLSVLLATSALAACATAPQQLAVAPQPQPVEAVVPAPVEPAPLPSLVHEVSLPHETFTLDNGLTVLVHEDHKAPVVGFGIWYNVGSKDEPKGKTGFAHLFEHLMFYGSENVREPIMSYLQNVGATDWNGTTWFDRTNYFETVPKPNLERTLFMESDRMGYLLGALDQKRLDLQRGVVQNEKREGDNQPKGLVEYTVLETLFPEGHPYHHSTIGSMADLDAASLADVKQWFLDKYGPNNAIVSLSGDITVDEAKALMNKYFGAIERRKANNPAQADVPTLPHDVSIVMKDRIPTVEIQRHWAVPGLQSPQLAALDLGASVLGGLASSRLDKILVRDEKLAVSVSANMQPFHRIGFMEIDADVKPGVDPAVLEKRLDEIVADYIANGPTEDELKRAATQVVAGRVRGLERVASQNNALAEGLLYNGDSNFYRRQLESYASVTPAEVKAAMQQWLGRPVLKLTVEPGERPPYVEAKAKPSKKTADIKVPVVHREMPPVGASVPLDFPDVAHTTLSNGIKLAYAHRAAAPVTQVGLSFDAGYAADAPGRRGLQNMVMSLLDEGTAKRTSQQIAEDKERLGAILAPGGSADRSTVSLSALSANLAPSLELMADVVRNAAFNTGDVERVRGQLVNAVQEAKTTPASMAQREYMRQLFGDTHPYGTTAIGDEEAIKAFTRDDLIAFKDRWLRPDKAELFVVSDRPLEEVKAELDRAFGNWAPPSVAAGQKQFGTVPARATAPRIVLINRPGSPQSVIYGGEMTPLNPRDDLTASLAASDVLGSGTFSRINMNLREDKGWAYSPYSITVLREQAVPYLISAAVQADRTGDSIAELMSIVNGLLGDKKITQHELDLSIASATGELPGQFQTSDAVLGAMESNALYGRPDNYYELIADRYRSLTQTQVDQALAQMLDPNALVFVVVGDAAKVKPQLAKLGLPVEEVPAR, from the coding sequence ATGACAAACCTGACCCGACTGTCCGTACTGCTCGCCACCTCTGCGCTCGCCGCCTGCGCGACCGCTCCGCAGCAGCTTGCCGTTGCGCCTCAGCCTCAGCCGGTCGAAGCCGTCGTTCCGGCTCCCGTCGAGCCGGCGCCGCTTCCGAGCCTCGTCCACGAAGTCTCGCTTCCGCACGAGACCTTCACCCTGGACAATGGGCTGACGGTGCTTGTGCACGAGGACCACAAGGCGCCGGTCGTCGGCTTCGGCATCTGGTACAATGTCGGGTCGAAGGACGAGCCCAAGGGCAAGACCGGCTTCGCGCACCTGTTCGAGCATCTGATGTTCTACGGATCCGAGAACGTCCGCGAGCCGATCATGAGCTATCTGCAGAATGTCGGCGCGACCGACTGGAACGGAACCACGTGGTTCGACCGGACCAACTATTTCGAGACGGTGCCCAAGCCGAACCTCGAGCGGACGCTGTTCATGGAATCCGACCGGATGGGCTATCTGCTCGGCGCGCTCGACCAGAAGCGGCTCGACCTTCAACGCGGCGTCGTCCAGAACGAGAAGCGCGAGGGCGACAACCAGCCCAAGGGCCTGGTCGAATATACGGTCCTCGAGACACTGTTCCCCGAAGGCCATCCGTATCACCACAGCACCATCGGTTCGATGGCGGACCTCGACGCGGCCAGCCTCGCCGACGTGAAGCAGTGGTTCCTGGACAAATACGGCCCGAACAACGCGATCGTCTCGCTGTCGGGCGACATCACGGTCGACGAAGCCAAGGCCTTGATGAACAAATATTTCGGAGCGATCGAACGGCGGAAGGCAAACAATCCCGCCCAGGCGGACGTGCCGACCCTGCCCCACGACGTATCGATCGTGATGAAGGACCGGATCCCAACGGTGGAGATCCAGCGCCACTGGGCGGTGCCCGGGCTTCAGTCGCCGCAGCTGGCTGCGCTCGATCTCGGCGCCTCGGTGCTCGGCGGGCTTGCGAGCTCGAGGCTCGACAAGATCCTGGTGCGCGACGAGAAGCTGGCAGTCTCGGTCTCGGCCAACATGCAGCCGTTCCACCGCATCGGCTTCATGGAGATCGATGCCGACGTTAAGCCGGGAGTCGATCCGGCCGTGCTCGAAAAGCGGCTGGACGAGATTGTCGCCGACTATATCGCCAACGGCCCGACCGAGGACGAGCTCAAGCGCGCGGCGACCCAGGTGGTTGCGGGACGGGTTCGCGGCCTGGAGCGCGTCGCGTCGCAGAACAACGCGCTCGCCGAAGGCCTGCTCTACAACGGCGACAGCAATTTCTATCGCCGCCAGCTGGAATCCTATGCGTCGGTGACCCCGGCAGAGGTCAAGGCGGCCATGCAGCAATGGCTCGGCCGCCCGGTGCTAAAGCTGACCGTGGAGCCCGGCGAGCGCCCGCCCTACGTCGAGGCCAAGGCTAAGCCGTCGAAGAAGACCGCCGACATCAAGGTGCCGGTGGTTCATCGCGAGATGCCGCCCGTCGGCGCTTCCGTGCCGCTCGATTTCCCTGACGTCGCGCACACGACCCTGTCGAACGGGATCAAGCTTGCCTATGCGCATCGCGCGGCGGCGCCGGTGACCCAGGTCGGGCTGAGCTTCGACGCGGGTTACGCGGCCGACGCTCCGGGCCGGCGCGGACTTCAGAACATGGTGATGAGCCTTCTCGACGAAGGCACCGCGAAGCGGACGTCGCAGCAGATCGCCGAGGACAAGGAGCGGCTGGGCGCGATCCTTGCGCCGGGCGGTAGCGCCGACCGAAGCACGGTGTCGCTGTCGGCGCTCAGCGCCAACCTGGCGCCGAGCCTCGAGCTGATGGCGGACGTCGTCCGCAACGCCGCGTTCAACACCGGCGACGTCGAGCGTGTGCGCGGCCAGCTGGTCAATGCCGTCCAGGAAGCAAAGACGACGCCCGCAAGCATGGCGCAGCGCGAATATATGCGTCAGCTGTTCGGCGACACGCATCCGTACGGGACGACGGCGATCGGCGACGAGGAGGCGATCAAGGCCTTCACCCGCGACGATCTGATAGCGTTCAAGGATCGCTGGCTTCGCCCGGACAAGGCGGAGCTATTCGTCGTTTCCGACCGCCCGCTCGAGGAGGTGAAGGCGGAGCTGGACCGTGCATTCGGCAACTGGGCGCCGCCATCGGTAGCGGCAGGCCAGAAGCAGTTCGGGACCGTCCCGGCGCGCGCGACTGCCCCGCGGATCGTGTTGATCAACAGGCCCGGATCGCCGCAATCGGTGATCTATGGCGGCGAGATGACCCCGCTGAATCCCCGCGACGATCTGACCGCGAGCCTTGCGGCCAGCGACGTGCTTGGAAGCGGCACCTTCTCCCGGATCAACATGAACCTTCGCGAGGACAAGGGCTGGGCCTATTCGCCCTACAGCATCACCGTCCTTCGCGAGCAGGCGGTGCCCTACCTCATCAGCGCCGCAGTGCAGGCGGACCGGACGGGCGATTCGATCGCCGAGCTGATGAGCATCGTCAACGGCCTGCTTGGGGACAAGAAGATCACCCAGCATGAGCTGGACCTGTCGATCGCGAGCGCCACCGGCGAGTTGCCGGGCCAGTTCCAGACCAGCGACGCGGTTCTGGGAGCGATGGAGAGCAATGCGCTCTATGGCCGGCCCGACAATTATTACGAGCTGATCGCCGACCGCTACCGCTCGCTCACCCAGACCCAGGTCGACCAGGCGCTCGCACAAATGCTCGATCCCAACGCCTTAGTTTTCGTGGTCGTCGGCGACGCGGCCAAGGTGAAGCCGCAACTGGCGAAGCTCGGACTTCCGGTGGAAGAAGTGCCGGCGCGCTAG
- a CDS encoding PAS domain-containing protein, producing the protein MATGGIKKAPGARAAANEAEIAILPLEQLPPGMPPEMFTATGMLAIADMLPIMCAYIDRDEKVRFLNRPLADYFEQTRDELLGLPIREVMGEETYAERKPLIDAAMAGEKQFFVASFNHPTRGPAAIQAEYVPWTGKSGRVDGIIMLVKDVTEQRVAERALKESEARFKRIANSAPALMWVTRLDRTRDFVNDAYMDFLCTEDREFARSYDWRDGIHPDDAERVVAESLAGEASGKTFALEARFRRGDGEYRWLKSVSSPRFGPDGELIGFIGVATDITLAKEAELELRRQVEERTHELAASEARFRAIFDAVLEVLCLLTPDGTIVEMNSKDAPWRARNAREAIGGKIWDAPTLRAYPQHKPLIKQAVKTAAKGETFTTQVTMERPGVQTAYLDVAVQPVRDGDGKVTYLLFEARDITELKAAQEQLRQSQKMEALGQLTGGIAHDFNNLLTVVVGGLDLVAKRVEDAKLKRYATNALTAAERGARLTGQLLAFSRVQRLEVRPVHVAPLIQNMRPLLRNVLGPGITKEFDLDETTMPVLADPTQLEVAVLNLAINARDAMPKGGVLKFVTRSVHVDGDPELESGNYVELCISDTGVGMPEEVASRAFEPFFTTKEIGKGTGLGLSMVYGMARQSGGTARIDTTPGDGTAIKLFFKAAQGVAEADHAADEEDGELVAIDAASVLVIDDDPDVRGFVAEALAEEGFDVRHCGDGKTGLKEFAKRRPDLVVLDFVMPEMSGADVAREMLSQAPDQKILFVSGYSETDAIKWIAPDSPLLPKPFRSDALCKAVRSALS; encoded by the coding sequence ATGGCTACTGGGGGGATCAAGAAAGCGCCGGGGGCGCGGGCGGCTGCGAACGAGGCCGAGATCGCGATCCTTCCGCTCGAGCAGCTCCCGCCCGGAATGCCGCCGGAGATGTTCACCGCGACCGGCATGCTGGCGATCGCCGACATGCTCCCGATCATGTGCGCCTATATCGACCGCGACGAGAAGGTGCGGTTCCTCAACCGGCCGCTGGCGGACTATTTCGAGCAGACCCGCGATGAGCTGCTGGGGCTCCCGATCCGCGAGGTGATGGGGGAGGAGACCTATGCGGAGCGCAAGCCGCTGATCGACGCGGCGATGGCGGGGGAGAAGCAGTTCTTCGTCGCGAGCTTCAACCATCCGACGCGCGGGCCGGCGGCGATCCAGGCGGAATATGTGCCGTGGACCGGCAAGAGCGGGCGCGTCGACGGGATCATCATGCTGGTCAAGGACGTGACCGAGCAGAGGGTCGCCGAGCGGGCGCTCAAGGAGAGCGAGGCGCGGTTCAAGCGGATCGCCAACTCCGCGCCGGCGCTGATGTGGGTGACTCGGCTCGACCGTACGCGCGACTTCGTCAACGACGCCTACATGGACTTCCTGTGCACCGAGGACCGCGAGTTCGCGCGCAGCTATGACTGGCGCGACGGGATCCATCCGGACGATGCTGAGCGGGTGGTCGCGGAGAGCCTGGCCGGCGAGGCTTCGGGCAAGACCTTCGCGCTGGAGGCGCGGTTCAGGCGCGGGGACGGCGAGTATCGCTGGCTCAAGAGCGTGTCGTCGCCGCGGTTCGGGCCGGACGGGGAACTGATCGGCTTCATCGGGGTGGCGACCGACATCACGCTCGCGAAGGAGGCGGAGCTCGAGCTTCGGCGGCAGGTCGAGGAGCGGACGCACGAGCTCGCAGCGAGCGAGGCGCGCTTCCGAGCGATCTTCGATGCGGTGCTGGAGGTGCTCTGCCTCCTCACTCCGGACGGCACGATTGTCGAGATGAACTCGAAGGATGCGCCGTGGCGGGCGAGGAACGCGCGGGAAGCGATCGGCGGCAAGATCTGGGATGCGCCGACGCTTCGCGCCTATCCGCAGCACAAGCCGCTGATCAAGCAGGCGGTGAAGACCGCGGCGAAGGGCGAGACGTTCACCACCCAGGTGACGATGGAGCGGCCGGGCGTCCAGACCGCCTACCTCGACGTCGCGGTGCAGCCGGTGCGGGACGGCGACGGCAAGGTGACCTACCTGCTGTTCGAGGCTCGCGACATCACCGAGCTCAAGGCGGCCCAGGAGCAGCTTCGCCAGAGCCAGAAGATGGAGGCGCTGGGCCAACTGACCGGCGGGATCGCGCACGACTTCAACAACCTCCTGACGGTCGTCGTGGGCGGGCTCGACCTCGTCGCCAAGCGGGTCGAGGACGCCAAGCTCAAGCGTTACGCGACCAACGCGCTGACGGCCGCCGAGCGCGGAGCGAGGCTGACCGGCCAGCTGCTCGCCTTCAGCCGGGTGCAGAGGCTCGAGGTCCGCCCGGTCCATGTGGCGCCGCTGATCCAGAACATGCGCCCGCTCCTGAGGAACGTGCTCGGCCCCGGAATCACCAAGGAGTTCGACCTCGACGAGACGACGATGCCGGTGTTGGCCGACCCGACCCAGCTCGAGGTCGCGGTGCTCAACCTCGCGATCAATGCGAGGGACGCAATGCCCAAGGGCGGCGTGCTGAAGTTCGTCACCAGGTCGGTACACGTCGACGGCGACCCGGAGCTGGAAAGCGGCAACTATGTCGAGCTGTGCATCAGCGACACCGGCGTCGGGATGCCCGAAGAGGTCGCGTCGCGAGCCTTCGAGCCTTTCTTCACGACCAAGGAGATCGGCAAGGGCACCGGCCTTGGCCTGTCGATGGTCTATGGCATGGCGCGCCAGTCCGGAGGCACCGCGCGGATCGACACGACGCCGGGGGATGGCACTGCGATCAAATTGTTCTTCAAGGCCGCCCAGGGCGTGGCCGAAGCCGACCATGCCGCCGACGAAGAGGATGGCGAGCTGGTCGCCATCGACGCCGCCTCCGTGCTTGTGATCGACGACGATCCCGACGTGCGCGGCTTCGTCGCGGAGGCGCTTGCGGAGGAAGGCTTCGACGTCCGCCACTGCGGCGACGGCAAGACGGGGCTCAAGGAGTTCGCAAAGAGAAGGCCCGACCTCGTCGTCCTCGACTTCGTGATGCCGGAAATGTCGGGCGCGGACGTCGCCCGCGAGATGCTCAGCCAGGCCCCAGACCAGAAGATTCTGTTCGTGTCCGGCTATAGCGAGACCGACGCGATCAAGTGGATCGCTCCCGACTCCCCCCTGCTTCCCAAGCCGTTCCGGTCGGACGCTCTGTGCAAGGCGGTGCGGAGCGCGCTGAGCTGA
- a CDS encoding DUF6481 family protein, with amino-acid sequence MTYKSTFQDRAAQAAQAKQKALEQLQSRPPVDEKLAAERIAAGEEKAAAKAQKAAAKKAEREAGKEAQAADAAAKAAAAAPKSEAELKAARDARYAKRKARR; translated from the coding sequence ATGACCTACAAGAGCACATTCCAGGACCGCGCAGCCCAGGCGGCGCAGGCCAAGCAAAAGGCGCTGGAGCAGCTCCAGTCGCGCCCGCCGGTCGACGAGAAGCTCGCCGCCGAGCGCATCGCGGCCGGGGAGGAGAAGGCGGCCGCCAAGGCGCAGAAGGCGGCGGCGAAGAAGGCCGAGCGCGAGGCCGGCAAGGAAGCCCAAGCCGCCGACGCTGCGGCCAAGGCGGCTGCGGCGGCTCCCAAGTCGGAGGCCGAGCTGAAGGCGGCGCGCGATGCAAGGTATGCGAAGAGGAAGGCGCGGAGGTAA
- the lepA gene encoding translation elongation factor 4 translates to MTDISKIRNFSIIAHIDHGKSTLADRLIQATGGLTAREMTGNAQVLDNMEIERERGITIKAQTVRLNWKGYELNLMDTPGHVDFAYEVSRSLAACEGALLVVDAAQGVEAQTLANVYQSIEHDHEIVPVINKVDLPSADPEGVRQEIEEIIGLDASQAVLASAKTGIGIEEVLDAIVERIPPPKGDAAAPLKAMLVDSWYDPYLGVVILVRVIDGTLKHGQQVKFMAAGTTHLVDRVGCFTPKRTDLPELGPGEIGFITAQIKEVAETRVGDTITDAKRPAAEALPGFKLVQPVVFCGLFPTDAADFEKLRDSLYKLRLNDASFSFEMETSAALGFGFRCGFLGLLHLEIIQERLTREYDLDLITTAPSVVYEVHLRGGEVRSIHNPADWPDANAIESVEEPWIEATIYMPDEYLGSVLKLCQDRRGVQKNLTYVGTGAHARAQLTYELPLNEVVFDFYDRLKSISRGYASFDYHQVGHRPGDLVKMSIMVNGEPVDALSMIVDRANAEARGRGMCERLKDLIPRHLFKIPIQAAIGGKIIARETIGALRKDVTAKCYGGDATRKRKLLEKQKKGKARMREYGSVSIPQEAFIAALRMGEE, encoded by the coding sequence ATGACTGACATCAGCAAAATCCGCAATTTCAGCATCATCGCGCACATCGACCACGGCAAGTCGACCCTCGCCGACCGGCTGATCCAGGCGACCGGCGGGCTGACCGCGCGCGAGATGACGGGCAACGCGCAGGTGCTCGATAATATGGAGATCGAGCGCGAGCGCGGGATCACCATCAAGGCGCAGACGGTGCGGCTCAACTGGAAGGGCTACGAGCTCAACCTGATGGACACGCCCGGCCACGTCGACTTCGCCTACGAAGTGTCGCGCAGCCTCGCGGCGTGCGAAGGCGCCCTCCTGGTCGTCGACGCAGCCCAGGGCGTCGAAGCACAGACGTTGGCGAATGTTTATCAGAGCATTGAGCACGACCACGAGATCGTGCCGGTGATCAACAAGGTCGATTTGCCGTCCGCGGACCCGGAAGGCGTTCGCCAGGAAATAGAAGAAATCATCGGCCTCGACGCTTCGCAAGCGGTCCTCGCCTCGGCAAAGACGGGGATCGGGATCGAGGAGGTCCTCGACGCCATCGTCGAGCGGATCCCGCCGCCCAAGGGCGACGCCGCGGCTCCGCTCAAGGCGATGCTGGTGGACAGCTGGTACGACCCTTACCTCGGCGTCGTCATCCTCGTCCGCGTGATCGACGGCACGCTCAAGCACGGCCAGCAGGTCAAGTTCATGGCCGCCGGAACCACGCATCTGGTCGACCGAGTCGGCTGCTTCACCCCCAAGCGCACCGACCTGCCAGAGCTCGGCCCCGGCGAAATCGGCTTCATCACCGCGCAGATCAAGGAAGTCGCGGAAACCCGCGTCGGCGACACGATCACCGACGCCAAGCGGCCGGCCGCGGAGGCTCTGCCCGGCTTCAAGCTCGTCCAGCCCGTCGTCTTCTGCGGCCTGTTCCCCACCGACGCCGCCGACTTCGAGAAGCTGCGCGATTCCCTGTACAAGCTGCGCCTCAACGACGCCTCGTTCAGCTTCGAGATGGAGACCAGCGCCGCGCTCGGCTTCGGCTTCCGCTGCGGCTTCCTCGGCCTGCTCCACCTCGAGATCATCCAGGAGCGGCTCACCCGCGAGTACGACCTCGACCTCATCACCACCGCGCCGAGCGTCGTCTACGAAGTCCACCTTCGCGGCGGCGAGGTGCGGAGTATCCACAACCCCGCCGACTGGCCCGACGCCAATGCGATCGAAAGCGTCGAGGAGCCGTGGATCGAAGCGACCATCTACATGCCCGACGAATATCTCGGCTCGGTGCTCAAGCTCTGCCAGGACCGCCGCGGCGTGCAGAAGAATTTGACCTATGTCGGCACCGGCGCCCACGCGCGCGCCCAGCTCACCTACGAGCTGCCGCTCAACGAGGTCGTGTTCGATTTCTACGACCGGCTGAAGTCGATCAGCCGCGGCTACGCGAGCTTCGATTACCACCAGGTCGGCCACCGCCCCGGCGACCTCGTCAAGATGAGCATCATGGTCAACGGCGAGCCGGTCGATGCGCTGAGCATGATCGTCGACCGCGCCAATGCGGAGGCGCGCGGCCGCGGCATGTGCGAGCGGCTGAAGGACCTCATCCCCCGCCACCTGTTCAAGATCCCCATCCAGGCGGCGATCGGCGGCAAGATCATCGCGCGCGAGACGATCGGCGCGCTGCGCAAGGACGTCACCGCCAAATGCTATGGCGGCGACGCGACGCGCAAACGCAAGCTGCTCGAGAAGCAGAAGAAGGGGAAAGCGCGGATGCGTGAGTACGGATCCGTGTCGATACCGCAGGAAGCTTTCATCGCCGCTTTGCGCATGGGCGAAGAGTGA